The segment TCTTCGAACGAAcccatttttattattattaaaagccTCGACCGACAAGCCTTCGAGCGAATCCTACATGGAGAGAGGTTTCACTTGAAGGAGGATGTTCGAGTGAACACCCAGGGTGTTTGAATAAAGTTTCCCTTTCATTCGAAGGGTTTCACAATCTTTTCTATCAACCGACAAGTTTTCTTCATGAGCAGATTTGTAAACCACTTATGTGGGATGACCCTTCTCCCCTCTTCCTTTtgctactatcttccatgatatagACACATCATCCTTACCTTTCCTTTAGGTACTTTTTTATCCTACCATTTTCTCATATTAGGGGGTAGTCTTACACATATATTTAATGAGATATACTTGCCTTTAGAGACATCTTTATCCTACTATTTTCCCATATTATTAGGCAGCCTAATACACATAATTTCACGGTATATACTTACACAATCCGTATCTTTCCTTTAAGAATTCCTTCAACATTTTCCCATATTCGAACAACCTTATACACATAGTTGCACGTCTCTCCTACTTTTCTTTGTTGACATTCTTCTTATCTAGTGTTTATGATTTTTCTTATCATTTTCCTATATTAGGGGCAACCTTTTACATTCTTGGGTCCATTGCATGCTTTCTTGTTATCTTTTAATCTTTACTAAAAGCTATCAAATTCGCACACTAGATGTTTGATCAAGGAGGACTTAGCCCTTACATTTTGGGGAATTCCCATAGGAATTTTCAAAAACTTAAAAACCTAAAATTATTCAAACATCCAAGAAGAGAGATAAACATGTTACAAATGATAAAAAGATCTTTTTTGTCCACATGAAATCACTTCCACACCCACGTAAATCCATTTCCCATGCACGAATCTAAACTAAAACAGCATATGAAATTTATTTAGAATCAATTCTTTATCTTGGAACATTGGCAAatcaattataattaaaatataaatgtatttttttatttaattcaattcCCAAATTTACTAGAGTAGTAGCAATTATCATTAATGTAAATTAGTTATTGCTTATGGATTATATTTGTGTAATTAAACTAGACTTATGTTACAGAGATTTTTGTTCCATAGTAGGGGAGGTGACCCAATATGTGTTTACATGTGAGTAGTAGTCATTGCACATTTAGGATCACAATGCAATAGATTAAAATAACTATTAGTTAAATAAGCTAAATTATAAAAAAGTTCATACATGTCACACGTACATGTTTAATTACACCGTTCAAGGTGAGAAGTAGTTCAAAATTAGCTATAAGATTTGAAAAAGATATTTCAAATTGTATatgtataaaattaaatatatttttatataaataatttgaTCACAATTTTAATTGAACCCACAactcaaaatatatattttatatcatGTCACCTTATTCTTGTGCTTTCAACACCATCTTTCATCTTTCCTACACCTAATGGAACCTCCaacaattcacatgacacatttAAGTAAATATATTGAAATAGAGTTATATTAGAGGTTGGAGACATAAGAGATTCGGCATGAAACTTGTGAAATTCTGATCTTCCATGTAGGAAATAGGCCGTACCCGAATGCGAAGCCTTTGTTCTTGCTGATAACAAACGACCAATCATGTCAGATGGGTATGCAAATCTCAATTCATATGTTATTCTTGATTCTAATCTCAGCAATTATGTTTTTCTTCAATTGTCAGTAACAGGAGGATTTCGAAGAAAAAACCTACAGAAAAACAGAATTCCAGTGGTAATTTTACTTATAATAAGATGTTTCAGTATTGGGCAAAAGCAGAATTAGAAGGAAGCCATGGAAGCCAAGCACATAATTTTGGTTGCCCAAGGATTGTGTGGAATCACAGCCTGTATACAATTGCTGGGATGGTGTGTATATTATCGTGGTGGCATTGCCTTCATATCATCCAATAAAGACCGTATCTCAAATGTTAGAATGTTACCTCTAAATTTTCCCTTGCTCTGTTCTGGTTATGACAATGAGTTTGTATACAGAGTTAAAATTCTTACAGTGCTGTCCAGTACTGATGAATGAGCTCTGCATTGTGCAGGTGCATGCTGTTTTTACTTTTGTAGGGCTAATTTTCATACCAAGTGAAGGTACTTGTATGAAACAATATCTATGCCTACCCTTTTCCATCATGTTTTTTATTACATCAGTATTTTTGATCCAGTTATGAGTTGGAAGATGGTTTTAAGAAATTGAAAAATCTTGTTCATGTTTAATCTTATTATTGAAATTTTTTATCAAGTTTTAAGAAAACCCATCATCTGTTACTAGCCTAGCCTTCCCATACAATGAAGATTCTAATGGGTAattatgtttttgtgttttattttagaAGGTCGTTCAATGTGAGCTTTTGGGATTTGACTACTTTCATGTATTTTTTTTGTGAATACGTGTAACACTATTTTTATCCACTTTTAAAAAACCCATTGACTGCTATTAGCCTTCCCATATGATGAAGATTCTCATGGGAGAATGCGTTTTGCTGTTTTGTTTTGGGTTGTCGCTCAGTTTAGACTTTCAAGACGTGATTGTTTTCATGCATCTTTTTTTTTGATTATATGTAACACTATTTTATCCATTTTTAAGAAAACCCATTGACTGTTACCATCCTTCCTATATAATGAAGATTCTGATGGGTAGTTGTATTTTGTGTTTTGTTCTAGATTGTCGTTCAGTTTGAACTTTCAGGATGTGACTACTTTCATGCACATTTTTTTGTATGTAACACTATTTTACAAATGATAACATACACCATTCATCTAAAAAAATCCATTACCAAAATTTTTACACTTTTTTTTACAACACTAATGATAATATAAAcacaattcataaaaaaaaatctttCCAAAACCTATCCACCCATCAAACTAAATCAACATACATTGAACCTATAAGAAAATTGCTGTTTTTGTTCAACTTTATTACTTCTCAGGTCACTTCCATCCAAATCTAAACCTAATTTTGTTTGTCAACAGCAATTTTAGCTTACAAACTTTTGCCACTGAGACATAGAGTCAGAAAATCAGTACATTTGACAGCTCTATTGATAGCCATGGTACTTGGAGCTATTGGAATAAATGCTGCATTTACATTCCAAAGGCAAAGTGGAATTCTTGAAATTCTATACAGCTTGCATTCATGGTTGGGTGCGGGCACTATCTTTTTATTCATTTTCCAGGTACAATGTTGCAGGTGAACCTTTTTGCTTCAATTAAGCACTCTTCTTGTATTTCCTATTCATCTGTTTGATCATTTGGGAACATTAATATATTAACCTTTGTCATCAATGTTTTagatgcaatttttttgttgtggtTACAATGTAAATTTGTTGATTCTGAGCAGTGGTTGGTGGGATT is part of the Cryptomeria japonica chromosome 10, Sugi_1.0, whole genome shotgun sequence genome and harbors:
- the LOC131051678 gene encoding probable ascorbate-specific transmembrane electron transporter 1 isoform X1, with product MEAKHIILVAQGLCGITACIQLLGWCVYYRGGIAFISSNKDRISNVHAVFTFVGLIFIPSEAILAYKLLPLRHRVRKSVHLTALLIAMVLGAIGINAAFTFQRQSGILEILYSLHSWLGAGTIFLFIFQWLVGLLCFLYPRLSKSSRSSFLPWHRNFGVFIYMMMILTAVTGFTEKLTLFEAEGLARFSLEAILVNITALVVILFGTLVVLSVMLP
- the LOC131051678 gene encoding probable ascorbate-specific transmembrane electron transporter 2 isoform X2 yields the protein MEAKHIILVAQGLCGITACIQLLGWCVYYRGGIAFISSNKDRISNVHAVFTFVGLIFIPSEAILAYKLLPLRHRVRKSVHLTALLIAMVLGAIGINAAFTFQRQSGILEILYSLHSWLGAGTIFLFIFQVQCCSGWWDYFVSCTLVCQRVAGLVFFHGTEILGCSSI